The Trueperaceae bacterium genome window below encodes:
- a CDS encoding NAD-dependent succinate-semialdehyde dehydrogenase, giving the protein MATLASFERRFMTDDWHETERTFTVTSPVNEEPLAQVADCGPDDARQAASVAWEAFVSWRATTAFERSEILMRWFDLMMENSEDLARTMSLEMGKPLRESRGEVRYAAGFVKWYAEEAKRAYGSLIPSHAGGKRLLAMKQPVGPVYAVTPWNFPAAMITRKAAPALAAGCTMIVKPAEQTPLSALMLADLWQQAGGPAGTLQVLPALDPVPISDALLEDPRIRKVTFTGSTEVGKILYRKSADTVKKISLELGGHAPYLVFADAELEKAVAEVVACKFRNAGQTCVCTNRVYVEEAIFDDFTERYVRAVEALQVGDPLSESTDVGPLVDRQGLEKVVAHVEDAVSKGAQVVLGGSPGEGLFFQPTVLTGVNSDMRLMHEETFGPVAPLLSFGSETEVISRANDTPYGLAAYVYTNDLSRAWRVSEALDYGIVGVNDGVPSAPHTPFGGFKQSGLGREGGPWGIDEYLEIKYVSMGLPGQLG; this is encoded by the coding sequence GCAACCCTGGCTTCGTTCGAACGACGGTTCATGACCGATGACTGGCATGAGACCGAGCGGACCTTCACGGTCACCAGCCCGGTCAACGAAGAACCGCTGGCGCAGGTGGCCGACTGCGGCCCCGACGACGCCCGGCAAGCGGCTTCGGTGGCGTGGGAAGCGTTCGTTTCGTGGAGGGCCACGACTGCCTTCGAACGCAGCGAGATCCTCATGCGCTGGTTCGACCTGATGATGGAGAACAGCGAAGACCTCGCGCGCACGATGAGCCTGGAGATGGGAAAGCCGCTCCGCGAGTCGCGCGGCGAGGTGAGGTACGCGGCCGGCTTCGTGAAGTGGTACGCCGAGGAGGCCAAGCGCGCTTACGGCAGTCTGATACCGAGTCATGCCGGCGGCAAGCGTCTGCTCGCCATGAAGCAACCTGTGGGTCCTGTCTACGCCGTTACGCCCTGGAACTTCCCGGCTGCGATGATCACGCGCAAGGCAGCTCCGGCGCTCGCCGCAGGTTGTACGATGATAGTCAAGCCGGCCGAGCAGACGCCCCTCTCGGCGCTCATGCTCGCCGATCTGTGGCAGCAGGCGGGCGGCCCCGCCGGCACGCTCCAGGTGCTCCCGGCCCTCGACCCGGTGCCGATCTCGGACGCGCTCCTCGAGGATCCGCGCATCCGCAAGGTGACCTTCACCGGTTCGACAGAGGTAGGCAAGATCCTCTACCGGAAGTCGGCCGACACGGTGAAGAAGATCTCGCTCGAGCTGGGGGGCCACGCACCCTACCTGGTATTCGCGGATGCCGAACTCGAAAAGGCGGTCGCAGAGGTGGTCGCCTGCAAGTTCCGCAATGCCGGCCAGACCTGCGTCTGCACCAATCGCGTGTACGTCGAAGAAGCGATCTTCGATGATTTCACCGAACGCTACGTGCGGGCGGTCGAGGCGCTGCAGGTGGGCGATCCGTTGAGCGAGTCCACGGACGTGGGGCCGCTGGTCGACCGCCAGGGATTGGAGAAGGTCGTCGCTCACGTCGAGGATGCCGTATCGAAGGGCGCGCAGGTGGTGCTGGGCGGCTCACCGGGCGAAGGCCTCTTCTTCCAGCCGACCGTACTCACCGGTGTCAACTCCGACATGAGGCTCATGCACGAGGAGACGTTCGGACCGGTCGCACCGCTGCTCTCGTTCGGTAGCGAGACGGAAGTGATCTCGAGGGCGAACGACACCCCCTACGGGCTGGCCGCCTACGTCTACACCAACGACCTCTCCCGCGCCTGGCGCGTGTCCGAGGCGCTCGACTACGGGATCGTGGGCGTCAACGACGGTGTTCCATCGGCGCCTCACACCCCGTTCGGCGGGTTCAAGCAGTCGGGACTCGGGCGCGAAGGCGGTCCCTGGGGGATCGACGAGTACCTCGAGATCAAGTACGTCTCGATGGGTCTTCCCGGCCAGCTTGGCTGA
- a CDS encoding amidase: MDDTTGGEEPRITVEDVSAFEKLAGISFTEAERWLLLPRALEQLRGFDQARRVGLDNSVAPALYFDPRPPAPPLDPIPPALPGGPGLDSVGAEDLPFLSVSELARLLRSGSLTSLELTRLCLERLERFGPKLRCLVTLTSDLALEAATRADEELAAGIDRGALHGIPYGAKDLLAVPGYPTTWGASPYRDQRFEEAASVVERLERAGAVLVAKLSLGELAMGDVWFGGMTLSPWDPGNGSSGSSAGSAAAVAAGLVPFAIGSETMGSIISPSIRCGVVGLRPSANRVSRYGAMALAWSLDKLGPLARTAEDCALVLQAIAGPDGKDASVVDFGFEWDGRASARDLKVGYVEKAFGNEGPAGDRRQRILEGLESRGIELVPIELPDFGAEPIMTVLMVEAAAAFDALTRRGGDDHLAQQGQGSWPNLFRAARLVPAVEYVQANRLRSIAVKAMSALFEGIDAYLCPSGFYANLFLTNATGNPSVSVPLGLDERGVPVQESMTVSGGLYAEQETLTLAREVENLVVAEEGGRLRPDLTRLP, from the coding sequence ATGGACGACACGACAGGGGGCGAGGAGCCTCGCATCACGGTCGAAGACGTCAGCGCGTTCGAGAAGCTAGCTGGCATCTCGTTCACCGAGGCTGAACGGTGGCTGCTGCTGCCCCGGGCTCTGGAACAGCTACGGGGATTCGACCAGGCCCGCAGGGTAGGGCTCGACAACAGCGTCGCCCCGGCCCTCTACTTCGACCCGCGCCCGCCAGCTCCCCCGCTCGACCCGATCCCGCCCGCACTCCCGGGCGGGCCCGGGCTCGACTCGGTAGGGGCGGAGGACCTGCCGTTCCTGTCGGTCAGCGAACTCGCGCGGTTGCTGCGTTCGGGGTCGCTGACCTCTCTCGAGCTGACCCGCCTCTGCCTCGAGCGCCTCGAGCGCTTCGGGCCCAAGCTCCGCTGTCTGGTCACGCTCACCAGCGACTTGGCGCTCGAGGCGGCGACCAGGGCGGATGAGGAGCTGGCAGCCGGGATAGATCGTGGCGCCTTGCACGGCATCCCGTACGGAGCCAAGGACCTCCTGGCTGTCCCCGGCTACCCCACCACCTGGGGCGCCTCGCCCTACCGGGACCAGCGCTTCGAGGAGGCCGCCAGCGTGGTGGAGCGACTCGAACGTGCCGGAGCCGTGCTGGTCGCCAAGCTCTCACTTGGGGAGCTGGCGATGGGGGACGTCTGGTTCGGTGGGATGACGCTGAGCCCGTGGGACCCCGGGAACGGATCGTCGGGGTCATCTGCCGGATCGGCGGCGGCCGTCGCGGCCGGTCTGGTTCCGTTCGCGATCGGCTCCGAAACGATGGGCTCGATAATCAGCCCGTCGATCCGCTGCGGCGTCGTGGGGTTGCGGCCCAGCGCCAACAGGGTCTCCCGCTATGGAGCCATGGCTCTGGCATGGAGCCTTGACAAGCTTGGTCCGCTAGCCCGAACGGCAGAGGATTGCGCCCTGGTACTGCAGGCCATCGCCGGGCCTGACGGCAAGGACGCGAGCGTCGTCGACTTCGGATTCGAGTGGGACGGCAGGGCCTCCGCCCGCGACCTGAAGGTGGGCTACGTAGAGAAGGCGTTCGGGAACGAGGGTCCGGCAGGGGACCGTCGTCAGAGGATTCTCGAGGGGCTCGAATCCCGAGGGATCGAACTCGTCCCGATAGAGCTGCCCGACTTCGGAGCGGAACCGATCATGACGGTGTTGATGGTAGAGGCGGCGGCCGCTTTCGACGCGCTCACCCGGAGGGGCGGCGATGACCACCTCGCGCAGCAGGGGCAAGGCTCGTGGCCCAATCTCTTCCGGGCGGCGCGACTCGTTCCGGCGGTCGAATACGTCCAGGCGAACCGGCTGCGCAGCATAGCGGTGAAAGCGATGTCCGCGCTCTTCGAAGGGATCGACGCCTACCTGTGCCCGTCCGGCTTCTACGCCAACCTCTTCCTCACCAACGCCACTGGCAATCCTTCGGTGTCGGTGCCGCTCGGGCTCGACGAGAGGGGTGTACCGGTCCAGGAAAGCATGACGGTCAGCGGCGGTCTTTACGCCGAACAGGAGACGTTGACGCTGGCGAGGGAGGTCGAGAACCTGGTGGTGGCGGAAGAAGGAGGACGCCTCCGGCCCGATCTCACTCGCCTCCCCTAG
- a CDS encoding GntR family transcriptional regulator, with protein sequence MDLDLDRHSPLPLHEQLTAQLRLLVDTGELRPGDPLPTIKTMASDLAVNPNTVASAYRTLENEGYLHQRKRAGTRVAQSPPRDPAGILAGRLAAEAAKRASAAGLSTSDLLRAVAAQSALVSRKPKLSVAVLAATELQARRLAAKTEAVLGDGFLCMPLTPLSYDSIDYHLTVIDPQLTSGLGGRPESAPLPTYLRYGPEFPAGAD encoded by the coding sequence ATGGACCTGGATCTCGACCGCCATTCCCCGTTGCCCCTCCATGAGCAGCTGACGGCACAGCTTCGGCTACTGGTCGATACCGGTGAACTCCGGCCCGGCGATCCTCTGCCGACTATAAAAACTATGGCATCGGACTTGGCCGTGAACCCTAACACCGTCGCCAGCGCCTACCGGACGCTCGAGAACGAAGGCTACCTGCACCAGCGAAAGAGGGCCGGGACGCGAGTGGCGCAGTCGCCGCCTCGTGACCCGGCAGGCATACTCGCCGGCCGGCTGGCGGCCGAGGCGGCCAAACGCGCGAGCGCGGCCGGCCTCAGCACAAGCGACCTGTTGAGGGCGGTTGCCGCTCAGAGCGCTCTGGTAAGCCGGAAGCCCAAGCTCAGTGTCGCCGTGCTGGCCGCGACCGAACTACAGGCCCGGAGGCTGGCCGCGAAGACCGAGGCCGTCCTGGGGGACGGGTTCCTCTGCATGCCCCTCACCCCCCTGAGCTACGACAGCATCGACTATCACCTGACCGTCATCGACCCGCAGCTCACCTCGGGTCTAGGCGGCAGGCCGGAGTCAGCGCCCCTCCCCACCTACCTTCGGTACGGACCCGAGTTCCCGGCGGGCGCGGACTGA
- a CDS encoding NAD(P)-binding domain-containing protein, whose amino-acid sequence MPEAFQVVIVGAGQAGLALGYYLKRQGAHFQIFDSGPQVGYSWRRRWDSLTLFSPARYDALPGLPFPARPDSFPGKDEVADYLARYAEVFDLPVRLNQEVVALERRGHDFLLETEDSTVLAKQVVVATGPFQRPYIPPFADRLDPHVTQLHSSEYRNTESLPPGDVLVVGTGNSGWQIAVDLAATRDVVLSGRELPRVPLRILGRSIFWWIRATGIMLVPANSALGRRMSSNDNILIGDRPPSLLGERLKRAPRAVDAQGDTVTFADGSRASFSNVVWATGYRNAYSWIRLPVFDDEGRPLHRRGVTSVPGLYFLGLRWQHTTGSALLGWVHRDARYLAKRIADRRSE is encoded by the coding sequence GTGCCCGAGGCGTTCCAAGTCGTCATCGTCGGCGCCGGCCAGGCTGGCCTCGCCCTCGGCTACTACCTGAAGCGTCAGGGGGCCCACTTCCAGATTTTCGACAGCGGCCCCCAGGTCGGCTACTCCTGGCGCCGGCGCTGGGACTCGCTCACCCTCTTCTCCCCGGCCCGTTACGATGCCCTGCCGGGTCTGCCCTTCCCGGCGCGGCCAGACAGTTTTCCGGGCAAGGATGAGGTGGCCGATTACCTGGCGAGGTACGCGGAGGTGTTCGACCTGCCCGTTCGGCTGAACCAGGAGGTCGTGGCGCTCGAACGGCGGGGCCACGACTTCCTGCTCGAGACGGAGGATTCGACGGTTCTGGCGAAGCAGGTGGTCGTGGCGACCGGCCCCTTCCAGCGGCCCTACATCCCACCGTTCGCAGATCGACTCGACCCCCACGTGACCCAACTCCACAGCTCGGAGTACAGGAACACCGAGTCGCTGCCGCCCGGGGATGTACTGGTGGTCGGCACCGGCAACTCCGGCTGGCAGATCGCCGTCGATCTCGCGGCAACACGCGACGTCGTCCTCTCCGGTAGGGAGTTGCCGCGGGTGCCGCTGCGGATCTTGGGACGAAGCATCTTCTGGTGGATCCGGGCGACGGGCATCATGCTGGTGCCGGCGAACAGTGCGCTGGGCAGACGGATGAGCAGCAACGACAACATCCTCATCGGGGATCGACCGCCGTCACTCCTGGGAGAGCGATTGAAGCGCGCGCCCCGGGCCGTTGACGCCCAGGGCGACACCGTGACTTTCGCAGACGGTTCGCGCGCGAGCTTCAGCAACGTCGTATGGGCGACCGGCTACCGCAACGCCTACAGCTGGATCCGACTCCCCGTGTTCGATGACGAAGGCCGGCCCCTCCACAGACGCGGAGTGACGTCGGTGCCGGGCCTCTACTTCCTGGGGCTGCGTTGGCAACACACTACCGGTTCGGCCCTGCTCGGTTGGGTGCACCGCGACGCCCGCTACCTCGCCAAGCGCATCGCGGACCGCCGGTCGGAGTGA
- a CDS encoding alpha-glucosidase/alpha-galactosidase: MTKISFIGAGSTVFAKTLIGDILSYPELAGSQICLFDIDDKRLENSLALGRRVAQRLGVEADIRITTDRERALEGADYAINMIQVGGYRPATVIDFEIPKRYGLRQTIGDTLGIGGIMRALRTIPVLLEMQRDMERLCPDVLHINYVNPMAMNCWALSRAGSIATVGLCHSVPHTAALLARDIGVPLAEIDYLVAGINHLAFFLRFEKDGIDLYPEIRRVLAEQRVPDSNRTRYELLRQFGYFVTESSEHLSEYVPWFIKRDHPELLERFNIPLDEYLGRCQLYEVFWEYLEDELARPGSRDAEDLRADLRSREIEVMPGQAEYMVREFATLDEPRRSQEYGAAIIHSVETGAPRVVYGNVPNGGSIENLPRDCCVEVPCLVDGNGVQPTRIGALPPQLAALIQTNVNVQSLTVEALLSGNREHVYHAAMLDPHTAAELTLDEIREMVDDLLEAHAQWLPEEWGGRHYPSVGLVGG; this comes from the coding sequence ATGACCAAGATCAGTTTCATCGGAGCCGGCAGTACCGTTTTCGCGAAGACCCTGATCGGCGACATCCTCAGCTACCCGGAGTTGGCGGGCTCGCAGATATGCCTGTTCGACATCGACGATAAGCGGCTGGAGAACTCCCTGGCGCTGGGCCGGCGGGTCGCCCAGCGGCTGGGCGTGGAGGCCGACATCCGCATCACCACCGACCGGGAGCGAGCCCTGGAGGGAGCGGATTACGCGATAAACATGATCCAGGTTGGCGGCTATCGCCCAGCAACGGTCATCGACTTCGAGATCCCCAAACGCTACGGCCTGCGCCAGACGATCGGCGACACCCTGGGCATCGGCGGGATAATGCGTGCGCTCCGAACCATCCCGGTGCTCCTCGAGATGCAGCGCGACATGGAGAGGCTCTGCCCCGACGTGCTGCACATAAACTACGTGAACCCTATGGCGATGAACTGCTGGGCGCTCTCCAGGGCCGGCTCGATAGCCACCGTCGGACTGTGCCACAGCGTTCCGCACACGGCCGCTCTACTGGCCAGGGACATCGGCGTGCCGCTCGCGGAGATCGATTACCTTGTCGCCGGCATAAACCACCTGGCCTTCTTCCTCCGCTTCGAGAAGGACGGCATTGACCTCTACCCCGAGATCCGCCGGGTCCTCGCCGAGCAGCGCGTCCCGGACAGCAACCGCACGCGATACGAGCTGCTGCGACAGTTCGGCTACTTCGTCACCGAATCGAGCGAGCACCTCAGCGAGTACGTTCCCTGGTTCATCAAGCGCGACCACCCCGAACTGCTCGAGCGCTTCAACATCCCGCTCGACGAGTACCTGGGGCGCTGCCAGCTCTACGAGGTGTTCTGGGAGTACCTCGAGGATGAACTGGCCCGACCCGGTTCCCGGGACGCTGAGGATCTCCGAGCGGACCTGCGCAGCCGCGAGATCGAGGTGATGCCTGGCCAGGCGGAGTACATGGTGCGGGAGTTCGCCACCCTCGACGAGCCACGTCGCAGCCAGGAGTACGGCGCCGCCATCATCCACTCCGTCGAGACCGGGGCTCCGCGCGTGGTCTACGGCAACGTGCCCAACGGAGGGTCGATCGAGAACCTGCCGAGGGATTGCTGTGTGGAGGTTCCTTGCCTGGTCGATGGGAACGGAGTCCAACCCACGAGGATCGGCGCGCTCCCGCCGCAGCTGGCTGCCCTGATCCAGACGAACGTCAACGTCCAGTCGCTGACGGTAGAGGCGCTGCTCAGCGGGAACCGTGAGCACGTCTACCACGCTGCCATGCTCGATCCGCACACCGCCGCCGAACTGACGCTGGACGAGATCAGGGAGATGGTGGACGACCTGCTCGAGGCGCACGCCCAGTGGCTACCCGAGGAGTGGGGCGGGCGGCACTACCCGAGCGTGGGTCTGGTGGGTGGCTGA
- a CDS encoding Gfo/Idh/MocA family oxidoreductase — MIGAGGIAARHLEALGKEPGVEIAGHLARHPQSARGAASRWGGRPFESLDDLLADGDLDAVWVTVPPHAHGEIELALIERRIPMFVEKPLSADRETARRIARAVEESGLVTAVGYQWRALDTLPRLREALKERPARMVSGSWQGSLPEPGWWRRVELSGGQMVEQATHLFDLARYLLGEATVLHAAVGDNERSDFPEANVAVAAAATLRFQGGALGNFTATSLLPWTGFVGLQLICQGLLVTLTRESVIYSDAKGRREEITGNDPFEAVDRAFLQAVGAGDPSLVHSSYADAMKTHELVLDVAEAAGEHGSGER, encoded by the coding sequence ATGATAGGGGCTGGCGGGATCGCCGCCCGTCACCTCGAGGCGCTCGGCAAAGAACCCGGCGTCGAGATCGCAGGCCACCTTGCGAGGCATCCCCAGAGCGCCCGCGGTGCGGCCTCGCGCTGGGGCGGCAGGCCGTTCGAAAGCCTGGACGACTTGCTGGCCGACGGCGACCTCGACGCCGTCTGGGTTACGGTGCCACCCCACGCCCATGGCGAGATCGAACTCGCCCTCATCGAACGACGTATCCCCATGTTCGTGGAGAAGCCGCTCTCGGCCGACAGAGAGACAGCCCGTCGGATCGCCCGCGCCGTCGAGGAGTCCGGCCTGGTGACGGCAGTCGGCTACCAGTGGCGAGCCCTCGATACCCTCCCTCGACTTCGCGAGGCACTCAAGGAGCGGCCGGCCAGGATGGTATCGGGCAGTTGGCAGGGATCGCTCCCTGAGCCCGGCTGGTGGCGGCGGGTGGAGCTGAGCGGTGGCCAGATGGTCGAGCAGGCTACGCATCTATTCGACCTGGCCCGCTATCTGCTCGGGGAAGCCACTGTCCTCCATGCCGCGGTCGGTGACAACGAGCGCTCCGACTTTCCCGAGGCGAACGTCGCTGTCGCCGCGGCGGCTACCCTCCGCTTCCAAGGCGGTGCGCTCGGGAACTTCACCGCTACCAGCCTCCTTCCTTGGACGGGCTTCGTTGGGCTCCAGTTGATCTGCCAAGGGCTACTCGTGACGCTCACGCGGGAGAGTGTCATCTACTCTGACGCGAAGGGGCGCCGCGAGGAGATCACGGGGAACGACCCGTTCGAAGCGGTGGACCGGGCGTTCCTGCAGGCCGTAGGAGCCGGCGATCCGTCGCTCGTCCACAGCAGTTACGCTGATGCGATGAAGACCCACGAGCTCGTATTAGATGTTGCCGAAGCAGCGGGGGAACATGGGAGTGGAGAGCGATGA